Genomic window (Bacillus vallismortis):
ATAACCTTAATGACCTTGAACAGTACGTAAAAAATGAATCAGTTGCCATTCTAACAGTGCCAGCAGTTGCTGCTCAGCCTATTACAGACAGATTAGTCGCGTTAGGAATCAAGGGTATTCTTAACTTTACGCCGGCCCGCTTGAATGTGCCGGAACACATTCGAATTCATCATATAGATTTAGCTGTAGAGCTTCAATCACTGGTTTATTTCTTGAAGCATTATTCAGTTTTGGAGGAAATCGAATAGAGGGAAAGGAGGAGCCCACATATGCCGATCGGTCCTGGAAGCCTTGCTGTTATCGCAATCGTTGCTTTAATTATCTTCGGTCCTAAAAAGCTGCCTGAACTGGGGAAAGCAGCGGGAGACACACTTCGTGAATTCAAAAACGCTACTAAAGGATTAACGAGTGATGAAGAGGAAA
Coding sequences:
- the tatAY gene encoding sec-independent protein translocase protein TatAY, coding for MPIGPGSLAVIAIVALIIFGPKKLPELGKAAGDTLREFKNATKGLTSDEEEKKKEDQ